In Pseudomonas putida, a genomic segment contains:
- a CDS encoding ABC transporter ATP-binding protein — protein sequence MHNNGLILEHISKRFASRPGSATHLQVLDNVHLDIAPGEFISIVGASGCGKSTLLRLILGLDEEYDGRILLDGKPIQGTGLERGIVFQDHRLFPWLNVEQNVAVGLKNSALSAAQKRETVREHIELVGLQDFIDAYPHQISGGMAQRVAIARGLVNRPRVLLLDEPLGALDALTRARLQGELQDIWAREKITMILVTHDVDEAVFLGDRVVVMQPNPGRIRRVLDIDLPRPRNRSDSHFIALRDDVLSDFAELH from the coding sequence ATGCACAACAACGGCCTCATCCTGGAGCACATCAGCAAGCGCTTTGCTTCCCGACCGGGCAGCGCCACGCATTTGCAGGTGCTCGACAACGTCCATCTCGACATCGCCCCCGGCGAGTTCATCAGCATCGTCGGTGCCAGCGGCTGCGGCAAGTCCACCTTGCTGCGCCTGATCCTGGGCCTGGACGAGGAATACGACGGGCGCATCCTGCTCGATGGCAAGCCCATCCAGGGCACGGGCCTGGAGCGTGGCATCGTGTTCCAGGACCATCGCCTGTTCCCCTGGCTGAACGTCGAGCAGAACGTCGCCGTGGGCTTGAAGAACTCTGCACTGAGCGCCGCGCAGAAGCGCGAGACGGTACGCGAGCATATCGAGCTGGTGGGCTTGCAGGACTTCATCGACGCCTACCCGCACCAGATTTCCGGTGGCATGGCGCAGCGCGTGGCGATCGCCCGCGGCCTGGTCAACCGCCCACGGGTGCTGTTGCTGGACGAGCCGCTGGGCGCGCTCGACGCCTTGACCCGCGCGCGTTTGCAGGGCGAGCTGCAGGACATCTGGGCGCGGGAAAAGATCACCATGATCCTGGTCACCCACGATGTCGACGAGGCAGTGTTCCTCGGTGACCGGGTGGTGGTCATGCAGCCCAACCCGGGGCGTATCCGGCGCGTGCTGGACATCGACCTGCCACGCCCGCGCAACCGCAGCGACAGCCACTTCATCGCCTTGCGCGACGATGTGCTCAGCGACTTCGCCGAGCTGCACTGA
- a CDS encoding Lrp/AsnC family transcriptional regulator, with product MSSSSRSERLQNQELAKLVGLSASPCLRRVRLLEDAGVIERYVALVDPAKVALGLTLFVRVWLKRQDQETTDLFVEAVRLLPEVVECHVMAGDCDLLLRVVAADLDAYRRFQVEHLTSLSVVQNVKTEVPMEKIKLTTELPV from the coding sequence ATTTCATCATCCTCAAGATCGGAGCGATTGCAGAACCAGGAACTGGCCAAATTGGTGGGGTTGTCCGCCTCGCCGTGCCTGCGGCGGGTGCGTCTGCTGGAGGATGCCGGGGTAATCGAGCGTTATGTCGCGCTGGTGGACCCGGCCAAGGTCGCCCTGGGGCTTACCCTGTTCGTGCGGGTCTGGCTCAAGCGCCAGGACCAGGAAACCACTGACCTCTTCGTCGAAGCCGTGCGCCTGTTGCCCGAGGTGGTGGAATGCCATGTGATGGCCGGAGACTGCGACTTGCTGTTGCGGGTGGTGGCAGCGGACCTGGACGCCTATCGCCGCTTTCAGGTCGAGCACCTGACCAGCCTCAGCGTGGTGCAGAACGTCAAGACCGAGGTGCCGATGGAGAAGATCAAGCTGACTACCGAGCTGCCGGTGTAG
- a CDS encoding ABC transporter permease: protein MARAQSARVEHYPAPALPRDNVKRLPPAAARSVRKVEVAKPSPWSFRPADKALPWLLPLLLLGLWYLGVERGWLSEQVLPPPAYVYESFADLASSGDLWLNASASLQRVVVGFALGSLLGLALGVAMGLSRTLEDYLLPTFNALVQIPVLGWLPFALLLFGIGETLKYVLIAKAALVPITLCTLQAFRQAPRNLLEVGQVYGFSRWQSITAIVLPAAIPTLFTGFRLGFTKAWLSLVVVELVASSEGLGYLIVYGRQLFQLDLVMAAVVVVGALGLLFDRAFDYAEKRLDRGRPRLGGQSA, encoded by the coding sequence ATGGCCAGGGCACAGAGCGCTCGCGTCGAGCACTATCCCGCGCCGGCCTTGCCGCGCGATAACGTCAAACGCCTGCCTCCGGCAGCGGCCCGCTCGGTGCGCAAGGTCGAGGTGGCCAAGCCGTCGCCGTGGTCGTTCAGGCCCGCTGACAAGGCCTTGCCCTGGCTCTTGCCGCTGCTGTTGCTTGGCCTTTGGTACCTGGGCGTGGAACGCGGATGGCTGTCGGAACAGGTGCTGCCACCGCCGGCGTACGTCTACGAGTCGTTCGCCGACCTGGCCAGCAGTGGCGATCTGTGGTTGAACGCCTCGGCCAGCCTGCAGCGGGTGGTGGTCGGTTTTGCCCTTGGCAGCTTGTTGGGCCTGGCCCTGGGCGTGGCCATGGGCTTGTCACGCACCCTCGAGGATTACCTGCTCCCGACCTTCAACGCGCTGGTGCAGATTCCGGTGCTGGGCTGGCTACCGTTCGCCTTGCTGTTGTTCGGCATCGGCGAGACGCTCAAGTACGTGCTGATCGCCAAGGCCGCTTTGGTGCCGATCACGCTGTGCACGTTGCAGGCGTTCCGCCAGGCGCCGAGGAACCTGCTGGAAGTCGGTCAGGTGTATGGCTTCAGCCGTTGGCAGAGCATCACCGCGATCGTGCTGCCGGCAGCGATCCCGACCCTCTTCACCGGTTTTCGCCTGGGCTTCACCAAAGCCTGGTTGTCGCTGGTGGTGGTGGAACTGGTGGCCTCTAGTGAGGGGTTGGGCTACCTGATCGTCTATGGCCGGCAACTGTTCCAGCTGGATCTGGTGATGGCCGCGGTGGTGGTGGTCGGCGCACTGGGCCTGCTGTTCGACCGTGCCTTCGACTATGCCGAGAAACGCCTCGACCGGGGCCGGCCACGTCTGGGAGGGCAGAGCGCATGA
- a CDS encoding ABC transporter substrate-binding protein, which produces MKLNGIRLFNKGSIAATLAALLAIPVAEADVLRIGVATAGGGDPVTFSGSPLGIVRNQQLLEKAFAGSGTDVQWFFFKGAGPAVNEALSNQQLDFAYQGDLPAVVGRSNGLDTKLLAAVGVRANLYLAVPKGSPIKRIEDLKGKKVAIFRGTNGHLVMINLLAEHGLTERDIKAINLDTGSSQAALISNGVDAAFGGRELFKLRDQGLIDIVYDNPEQNVRYTRQTALVVRTAYEKEHPDNVQKVVDTLVDAAKWTSEDSHRDAVFTEWAKSNEPAESLRADFTGVPLRDRASPLVDEFLVGRYQAVAEQAKQEKLIRRPVSIDGWFDTRYLNKALEAKGLEHFWTPYAPDGKQPARDAVAATGTAKQGG; this is translated from the coding sequence ATGAAGCTCAATGGCATTCGCCTGTTCAACAAAGGCAGCATCGCCGCGACCCTGGCCGCGCTCCTGGCAATTCCCGTGGCCGAGGCCGATGTGCTGCGTATTGGCGTCGCCACGGCTGGCGGTGGCGACCCGGTGACCTTCAGTGGCTCGCCGCTGGGCATCGTGCGCAACCAGCAATTGCTGGAAAAAGCCTTTGCCGGTAGCGGCACCGACGTGCAGTGGTTCTTCTTCAAGGGGGCGGGGCCGGCGGTCAACGAAGCGCTGTCCAACCAGCAACTGGACTTCGCCTACCAGGGCGACCTGCCGGCGGTGGTCGGGCGCTCCAACGGCCTGGACACCAAGCTGCTGGCGGCGGTGGGTGTGCGTGCCAACCTGTACCTGGCGGTACCCAAGGGCTCGCCGATCAAGCGCATCGAAGACCTCAAAGGCAAGAAGGTGGCGATCTTCCGGGGCACCAATGGCCATCTGGTGATGATCAACCTGCTGGCCGAGCATGGGCTGACCGAACGCGATATCAAGGCGATCAACCTCGATACCGGTAGCTCCCAGGCGGCGTTGATCTCCAACGGCGTCGATGCCGCGTTCGGTGGCCGCGAGCTGTTCAAGCTGCGCGACCAGGGCCTGATCGACATCGTCTACGACAACCCCGAGCAGAACGTGCGCTACACCCGGCAAACCGCCCTGGTGGTGCGCACGGCCTACGAAAAGGAACACCCGGACAACGTGCAGAAGGTCGTCGATACCCTGGTGGACGCGGCCAAGTGGACGTCCGAGGACAGCCACCGTGACGCCGTCTTCACCGAGTGGGCCAAGAGCAACGAGCCGGCCGAGTCGCTGCGCGCCGACTTTACCGGCGTGCCACTGCGCGACCGGGCCTCGCCGCTGGTCGATGAGTTCCTGGTCGGCCGTTACCAGGCGGTGGCCGAGCAGGCCAAGCAAGAGAAGCTCATCCGCCGCCCGGTAAGCATCGACGGCTGGTTCGACACCCGCTACCTGAACAAGGCGCTGGAGGCCAAGGGCCTGGAGCATTTCTGGACACCCTACGCCCCCGATGGCAAGCAACCGGCACGTGATGCGGTAGCGGCCACCGGCACCGCCAAGCAGGGAGGCTAG
- the salA gene encoding salicylate 1-monooxygenase — MHESSARLNVSIVGGGIAGVALALDLCRHAHLNVQLFEAAAAFGEVGAGVSFGANAVRAIAGLGIAEPYRNIADSTPAPWQDIWFEWRTGEDAQYLGSSVAKGVGQSSVHRADFLDALARQLPAGVARFGKRAQRVEQAGEQVQVTFTDGTEHHCDLLIGADGIKSSIRDHVLQGLNQPLAAPRFSGTCAYRGLIDSQQLRQAYRDRGLDEHLIDVPQMYLGLDGHILTFPVKQGRLINVVAFITDRSRPDPVWPSDTPWVRQATQAQMLAAFTGWDVAAQVLLENIPNPSLWALHDLAELPGYAHGRVGLIGDAAHAMLPHQGAGAGQGLEDAWLLARLLVDPNVLGKRPEAVLLAYDAVRRPRACQVQRTSFEAGELYELRDPVVRGDRAALGKVLAERFDWLWNHDLHEDLVQAREWLGLQSSASLDANGNMIPA, encoded by the coding sequence ATGCATGAATCTTCTGCTCGTCTGAACGTCTCCATCGTCGGTGGTGGTATCGCTGGAGTCGCCCTGGCACTCGACCTGTGCCGCCATGCCCATTTGAACGTGCAATTGTTCGAAGCCGCCGCGGCCTTCGGCGAAGTCGGCGCTGGGGTGTCGTTCGGTGCCAATGCCGTGCGCGCCATTGCCGGCCTCGGCATCGCCGAGCCCTATCGCAACATCGCCGACAGTACCCCGGCGCCCTGGCAGGACATCTGGTTCGAATGGCGCACGGGCGAGGATGCCCAGTACCTGGGCAGCAGCGTAGCCAAGGGGGTCGGGCAATCGTCAGTGCATCGCGCCGACTTTCTCGATGCGCTGGCCCGCCAACTGCCGGCGGGCGTCGCCCGGTTCGGCAAGCGTGCGCAACGGGTCGAGCAGGCCGGTGAGCAGGTGCAGGTGACTTTCACCGATGGCACCGAGCATCACTGCGATCTGCTGATCGGCGCCGATGGCATCAAGTCATCGATTCGCGACCATGTCTTGCAGGGACTGAACCAACCCCTGGCAGCGCCACGCTTCAGCGGTACCTGTGCCTACCGCGGGCTGATCGACAGCCAGCAGTTGCGCCAGGCCTACCGCGACCGCGGCCTGGACGAACACCTGATCGACGTGCCGCAGATGTACCTGGGGCTGGACGGTCATATCCTCACATTCCCGGTCAAGCAGGGCCGACTGATCAATGTGGTCGCGTTCATCACCGATCGCAGCCGGCCCGACCCGGTCTGGCCCAGCGACACACCTTGGGTGCGCCAGGCGACCCAGGCGCAGATGCTCGCGGCCTTCACTGGCTGGGATGTCGCCGCGCAAGTATTGCTGGAAAATATTCCCAACCCTTCGCTGTGGGCGCTGCATGACCTGGCTGAATTGCCCGGCTACGCCCATGGCCGGGTCGGCCTGATCGGTGACGCCGCTCATGCCATGCTGCCGCACCAGGGCGCCGGTGCCGGGCAGGGGCTGGAGGATGCCTGGCTGCTGGCTCGCTTGCTGGTCGACCCGAACGTGCTCGGCAAGCGCCCTGAGGCTGTGCTGTTGGCCTATGACGCCGTACGCCGACCCCGCGCCTGCCAGGTGCAGCGAACCTCCTTCGAGGCCGGCGAACTCTACGAGTTGCGCGACCCCGTGGTGCGGGGCGACAGAGCGGCGCTGGGCAAAGTGCTCGCCGAGCGTTTCGACTGGCTGTGGAACCACGATCTGCACGAGGATCTGGTTCAGGCGCGTGAGTGGCTTGGATTGCAGTCGAGTGCATCTCTTGATGCTAATGGCAATATGATTCCTGCTTGA
- a CDS encoding purine-cytosine permease family protein gives MKVETRSIEFVPHSERYGRPRRLFTVWFSSNLQVTALMIGTLGVAAGLSLLWTLLGLVIGALVGTVFMAAHSAQGPHLGVPQMIQSRAQFGVFGAAIPLLVMVTAAVLFMAASGVLMRDTLKTLLPVSDNQAIVMIGAATFLIGVVGYELIHRMGAWMTLLSTLVFGTALVLILVRARSLGSLQFSAGGFSMPVFNLVIAQAASWTLGYGPYVADYSRYLPADVRTRDTFWTTYFGCALGSLGMMALGALLAAVLPAALHLDPGAAIASLFGPWANTVLVVIVLGVVQYNVLCLYSAYMSSTTIYSGFATLRQVRPVTKAAVMAVLSVLACLIATRTQYHFDTFFADILIGQLYLLIPWSAINLVDYYLVQRGAYHIADLYDAQGRYGRWNGKTMLVYAVSVIGTVPFMQFSFFEGYVARLIGADVSWLAGLALAGVLYFMVKAPPALRRRASLANVEE, from the coding sequence ATGAAAGTCGAGACACGCAGCATTGAGTTCGTGCCTCACAGCGAGCGCTATGGCAGGCCGCGCCGGCTATTCACCGTGTGGTTCAGCTCCAACTTGCAAGTGACTGCGCTGATGATCGGCACCTTGGGCGTCGCAGCCGGGCTGAGCCTGCTGTGGACATTGCTGGGGTTGGTCATCGGCGCGCTGGTCGGCACGGTGTTCATGGCCGCGCATTCTGCCCAGGGGCCGCACCTTGGCGTGCCGCAGATGATCCAGAGCCGCGCCCAGTTCGGCGTCTTCGGTGCCGCCATCCCGCTGCTGGTGATGGTCACGGCCGCGGTATTGTTCATGGCCGCCAGCGGCGTGTTGATGCGCGACACGCTCAAGACGCTGCTGCCGGTCAGCGACAACCAGGCGATCGTGATGATCGGTGCCGCGACGTTCCTGATCGGCGTCGTCGGCTACGAGCTGATCCACCGCATGGGCGCCTGGATGACGCTGCTGTCGACCTTGGTATTCGGCACCGCGCTGGTACTGATCCTGGTCCGCGCCCGGTCGTTGGGCAGCCTGCAGTTCAGCGCAGGTGGCTTTTCGATGCCGGTGTTCAACCTGGTGATCGCCCAGGCGGCGTCGTGGACATTGGGGTATGGGCCGTACGTGGCGGATTACTCGCGCTACCTGCCAGCCGACGTGCGCACCCGTGATACCTTCTGGACTACCTACTTCGGCTGTGCCCTGGGGTCGCTGGGCATGATGGCGCTGGGGGCGTTGCTGGCCGCGGTGCTGCCTGCGGCGTTGCACCTGGACCCGGGCGCTGCGATCGCCAGCCTGTTCGGCCCCTGGGCGAACACCGTGCTGGTGGTGATCGTGCTGGGCGTGGTGCAGTACAACGTGTTGTGCCTGTACAGCGCCTACATGTCCAGCACCACCATCTACAGCGGTTTCGCCACGCTGCGCCAGGTGCGGCCCGTGACCAAGGCGGCGGTGATGGCAGTGCTCTCGGTGCTGGCGTGCCTGATTGCCACGCGCACCCAGTATCACTTCGACACGTTCTTCGCCGATATCCTGATCGGGCAGCTCTACCTGCTCATTCCCTGGAGCGCGATCAACCTGGTGGACTACTACCTGGTGCAGCGGGGCGCTTACCACATCGCGGATCTCTACGATGCGCAGGGCCGATATGGACGCTGGAACGGCAAGACCATGTTGGTGTATGCGGTGTCGGTGATCGGCACGGTGCCGTTCATGCAGTTCTCGTTCTTCGAAGGCTACGTTGCACGGTTGATCGGCGCGGATGTCAGTTGGCTCGCTGGGCTGGCCTTGGCGGGAGTGCTGTATTTCATGGTCAAGGCGCCGCCAGCGCTGAGGCGTAGGGCGAGCCTGGCCAATGTCGAGGAGTAG
- a CDS encoding ABC transporter permease — MSTTLVAQQPARRRYRGWVLPVAAIALWWLASHQGWSQSGLFVSPEKVVATAWEQIASGKFWRAISASLARNLSGFVIGTALGLVLGCLLGLSRYFERLVGPSFNTFKQISLFAWIPLISVWFGLGDVAKVVFLSLAALVPVVVNTCDGLRNVPPSLLEVARVYGFSRWQTIVSVMLPAALPSIFTGLYLALVYSWLATIGAEYLLVSGEGIGNTLIDGSEHFMMDLVLFGMLVIGLVGWALNALARTLERRLQRLYGITSR; from the coding sequence ATGAGTACGACGCTCGTTGCGCAGCAACCTGCGCGTCGCCGCTATCGCGGTTGGGTCCTGCCAGTGGCGGCGATCGCCCTCTGGTGGCTGGCATCGCACCAAGGCTGGAGCCAGTCGGGGCTGTTCGTCTCGCCGGAAAAGGTAGTGGCCACGGCCTGGGAGCAGATCGCTTCGGGCAAGTTCTGGCGGGCGATCTCGGCGAGCCTTGCGCGCAACCTCAGCGGCTTCGTCATTGGCACCGCGCTGGGGCTGGTGCTGGGTTGCCTGCTGGGCCTGTCGCGCTATTTCGAGCGCTTGGTCGGCCCGAGCTTCAACACCTTCAAGCAGATTTCGCTGTTCGCCTGGATCCCGCTGATATCGGTGTGGTTCGGCCTGGGAGACGTGGCCAAGGTGGTGTTCCTGTCGCTGGCGGCGCTGGTGCCGGTGGTGGTCAATACCTGCGACGGCCTGCGCAACGTGCCGCCGAGCCTGCTCGAGGTCGCCCGGGTGTATGGCTTCAGCCGCTGGCAGACCATCGTCTCGGTGATGTTGCCGGCAGCCTTGCCGTCGATCTTCACCGGCCTGTACCTGGCGCTGGTGTATTCCTGGCTGGCGACCATCGGCGCGGAATACCTGCTGGTGTCGGGGGAGGGCATCGGTAACACGCTGATCGATGGCAGCGAGCATTTCATGATGGACCTGGTGCTGTTCGGCATGCTGGTCATCGGCCTGGTGGGCTGGGCGCTGAACGCGCTGGCCCGGACGCTCGAACGACGGCTGCAGCGCCTGTATGGCATCACGTCACGTTGA
- a CDS encoding TauD/TfdA dioxygenase family protein, protein MTIHITPVAGRIGAELSGVKLGGDVSEENFSVIHQALLKYKVLFFRDQHLDDAEHEAFSQRFGDQVPHPTLRSEANSTAILNLDAKETRANSWHTDVTFVANYPKISILRGVVIPPYGGDTVWANTAAAYADLPAPLKLLADNLRALHTNLYDYAAPHACALKRYREQFTADVYETEHPLVRVHPESGERSLLLGHFVKHIQGVSQNDSKQLLRLFHDRITHLDNTVRWRWQAGDVVIWDNRATQHVAINDYGDAQRIVRRTTIDGDVPVGVDGRPSTALKPSPDSRSPKTEADKKHLAA, encoded by the coding sequence ATGACAATTCACATAACACCGGTGGCGGGGCGTATTGGTGCGGAACTGTCCGGCGTAAAGTTGGGTGGCGACGTCAGTGAGGAAAACTTCTCCGTCATTCATCAGGCACTGTTGAAATATAAAGTCCTGTTTTTCCGCGACCAGCATCTGGACGACGCCGAACACGAGGCGTTCTCGCAGCGCTTCGGTGACCAGGTGCCCCATCCGACGCTACGCTCCGAGGCCAACAGCACCGCCATCCTGAACCTCGACGCCAAGGAAACCCGGGCCAATTCCTGGCACACCGACGTGACCTTCGTGGCCAACTATCCGAAGATATCCATCCTCCGTGGCGTGGTCATTCCACCCTATGGTGGCGATACGGTGTGGGCCAATACCGCTGCAGCTTATGCCGACTTGCCGGCACCGTTGAAACTGCTGGCGGATAATCTGCGCGCCTTGCATACCAATCTTTATGATTATGCCGCGCCCCATGCCTGCGCATTGAAGCGCTATCGCGAGCAGTTCACCGCCGATGTTTACGAAACCGAACATCCGCTGGTTCGTGTTCATCCAGAATCGGGTGAAAGAAGTTTGCTTCTTGGGCACTTCGTCAAACACATACAGGGTGTCAGCCAGAACGACTCCAAACAGTTGCTGCGATTGTTCCATGATCGCATCACCCACCTCGACAATACCGTGCGTTGGCGCTGGCAGGCTGGCGATGTAGTGATCTGGGACAACCGCGCCACCCAGCATGTCGCCATCAACGACTATGGCGATGCCCAGCGCATCGTGCGCCGCACCACCATCGACGGCGATGTGCCGGTGGGCGTGGATGGCCGCCCGAGCACGGCGCTCAAGCCCAGCCCCGACTCCCGCTCGCCAAAGACCGAAGCCGACAAGAAACACCTCGCTGCCTGA
- a CDS encoding LLM class flavin-dependent oxidoreductase, giving the protein MSERQLSLNLFIYPNGHHEAAWRHPQSVPEASMDIGFYQQLALRAEREKLDAIFFADSPSLAENDREGLRIRFEPITWLAAIAAVTQRIGLIATASTTYSEPYNLARSFSALDHLSKGRAGWNIVTTSLAAAAANFGLDQHPCAHDRYARAEEFVQVVGDLWDSWEDDALVLDKAGGVFANGDKVHPINHVGTHYRVKGPFNSPRSPQGRPVQVQAGSSEDGRDFASRHAEAIFTAHQTLHSASEFARDIRARARSAGRDPRQLKILPGISPYIGSTEAEAQRKFDELNELVLPHVSLGQLRRMLGTDLSGQDLDAPFPRHLVDFQGSQSQSSRFKLIIDIVDREQPTLRQLIHRLAGARGHWVPVGTPVQIADLIEQWFRAGAADGFNVMPPAFPDSFEVFLDEVLPILRKRGLFRSEYAGSTLREHYGLERPGSRFALKSA; this is encoded by the coding sequence ATGTCCGAACGCCAGCTCAGCCTCAACCTGTTCATCTATCCCAACGGCCACCACGAAGCCGCCTGGCGGCACCCGCAGTCGGTGCCGGAAGCGTCCATGGACATTGGCTTCTATCAACAACTGGCGTTGCGCGCCGAACGCGAGAAGCTCGATGCGATCTTCTTCGCCGACTCGCCGTCGCTGGCCGAGAACGACCGCGAAGGCCTGCGCATCCGCTTCGAGCCGATCACCTGGCTGGCCGCCATCGCTGCGGTCACCCAGCGCATCGGCCTGATCGCCACGGCCAGCACCACCTACAGCGAGCCTTACAACCTGGCGCGTTCGTTCAGCGCCCTCGACCATCTGAGCAAGGGCCGTGCCGGCTGGAACATCGTGACCACGTCGCTGGCTGCCGCCGCTGCCAACTTCGGCCTGGACCAGCATCCCTGCGCCCATGACCGCTACGCCCGCGCCGAGGAGTTCGTGCAGGTGGTGGGTGATCTGTGGGACAGCTGGGAGGACGATGCACTGGTACTGGACAAGGCCGGCGGCGTGTTCGCCAATGGCGACAAGGTGCACCCGATCAACCATGTGGGCACGCATTACCGGGTCAAGGGCCCGTTCAATTCGCCACGCTCGCCCCAGGGCCGGCCCGTGCAGGTGCAGGCGGGCTCTTCGGAGGATGGCCGGGACTTCGCTTCGCGGCACGCCGAGGCGATTTTCACCGCCCATCAGACCTTGCACAGTGCCAGCGAATTCGCCAGGGACATCCGCGCCCGAGCCCGTTCGGCGGGCCGCGATCCACGTCAGTTGAAGATACTCCCGGGCATCAGCCCCTACATCGGCAGCACCGAGGCCGAAGCCCAGCGCAAGTTCGACGAGCTCAACGAACTGGTGCTGCCGCATGTGTCGCTCGGCCAATTGCGGCGCATGTTAGGGACCGATCTTTCGGGGCAGGACCTGGATGCACCGTTCCCACGGCACCTGGTCGACTTCCAGGGCAGCCAGAGCCAATCGAGCCGGTTCAAGTTGATCATCGATATCGTTGACCGCGAGCAGCCGACGTTGCGCCAGTTGATCCATCGACTGGCGGGCGCGCGTGGGCATTGGGTGCCGGTGGGCACACCGGTGCAGATCGCCGACCTGATCGAGCAGTGGTTCCGGGCAGGGGCGGCAGATGGGTTCAACGTGATGCCGCCGGCGTTTCCCGACAGCTTCGAGGTGTTTCTCGATGAAGTGTTGCCGATCCTGCGCAAGCGCGGGTTGTTCCGCAGTGAGTATGCCGGGAGCACGTTGCGCGAGCACTATGGGCTGGAGCGGCCGGGGTCGCGGTTTGCACTGAAGTCTGCTTGA
- a CDS encoding LysR family transcriptional regulator — MELRDLDLNLLLVFNQLLIDRKVSTAAEHLGLTQPAMSNALKRLRTALQDELFVRTYQGMEPTPYALQLAEPVTMAIQTLRDALARQDTFDPATCTRRFTMAMTDIGEIYFMPKLMDALAERAPGCTISTLRNTSDTLAEGLQNGTIDLAVGLLPHLQAGFFQRRLFHHRYVCLCRAGHPATREPLTVERFCNYGHVRVVAANTGHGEVDTFYAKAGVARNVRLEVPHFVAVGHILQQTDLLATVPERFATSYEAPFGLCILPPPLELPNIEINLFWHARFNKDPANRWLRQLMFDLFSDQ; from the coding sequence ATGGAACTGCGCGACCTGGATCTGAACCTGCTGCTGGTCTTCAACCAACTGCTGATCGACCGCAAGGTATCCACCGCCGCCGAGCACCTGGGGCTGACCCAGCCGGCCATGAGCAACGCGCTCAAGCGCTTGCGCACGGCACTGCAGGACGAGTTGTTCGTGCGCACCTACCAGGGCATGGAGCCCACGCCTTACGCCCTGCAACTGGCGGAGCCGGTGACGATGGCCATCCAGACCCTGCGCGACGCCCTCGCCCGCCAGGACACTTTCGACCCGGCAACCTGCACCCGGCGCTTCACCATGGCGATGACCGACATCGGCGAAATCTACTTCATGCCCAAACTGATGGATGCCCTGGCCGAACGCGCCCCGGGTTGCACCATCAGCACGCTGCGCAACACCAGCGACACGCTTGCCGAGGGCTTGCAGAACGGCACCATCGACCTGGCCGTCGGCCTGCTGCCGCACCTGCAGGCCGGGTTCTTCCAGCGCCGCCTGTTCCACCACCGCTATGTCTGCCTGTGCCGAGCCGGTCACCCGGCCACGCGCGAACCCTTGACGGTGGAGCGGTTCTGCAACTACGGCCATGTCCGGGTGGTGGCAGCCAACACCGGCCATGGTGAAGTCGATACCTTCTATGCCAAGGCCGGGGTGGCGCGTAACGTGCGCCTGGAAGTGCCGCACTTCGTCGCAGTAGGCCATATCCTGCAGCAGACCGACCTGCTGGCCACGGTGCCCGAGCGCTTCGCCACCAGCTACGAAGCCCCCTTCGGCCTGTGCATCCTGCCGCCGCCGTTGGAGCTGCCGAACATCGAGATCAACCTGTTCTGGCATGCACGGTTCAACAAGGATCCGGCCAATCGGTGGCTGCGGCAATTGATGTTCGATCTGTTTTCCGATCAATAG